The Planctomycetota bacterium genome includes a window with the following:
- a CDS encoding histidine phosphatase family protein, with translation MRIDPRPQIWVIRHAETEWSLNGRHTGRTDIPLTARGDEAARELKPWIDKVAFGTVLSSPRARALRTADLCGLGKQVAIEPLLAEWDYGDFEGWTSLEIAAKNPGWDLWHNGCPGGEQLSDVHDRAEQLLDRCRDMTGNIALFTHGHFARVLIATWLELPVTRGRSFAIRAGSVNVLGWEHINKVIWSMGAVPSGPGVGR, from the coding sequence ATGCGAATTGATCCCCGTCCGCAGATCTGGGTCATTCGACACGCCGAGACGGAATGGAGCCTCAACGGCCGGCACACCGGGCGCACCGACATTCCGCTGACCGCGCGCGGCGACGAGGCGGCGCGAGAGTTGAAACCCTGGATCGACAAGGTTGCGTTTGGAACCGTCCTGTCCAGTCCGCGCGCCCGCGCCCTGCGCACCGCCGATCTCTGCGGGCTGGGCAAGCAGGTTGCGATCGAACCTCTGCTGGCCGAGTGGGACTATGGCGACTTCGAGGGATGGACCTCGCTGGAGATCGCCGCCAAGAATCCCGGCTGGGATCTCTGGCACAATGGCTGCCCCGGCGGCGAGCAGCTGTCCGATGTTCATGATCGCGCCGAACAATTGCTGGATCGCTGCAGGGACATGACGGGAAACATCGCCCTCTTCACCCACGGCCACTTCGCGCGGGTGCTCATCGCCACCTGGCTTGAATTGCCCGTCACCCGCGGCCGCAGCTTCGCCATCCGCGCCGGCAGCGTGAACGTGCTCGGCTGGGAGCACATCAACAAAGTCATCTGGAGCATGGGCGCCGTTCCCTCGGGACCGGGAGTCGGGCGATGA
- a CDS encoding enoyl-CoA hydratase/isomerase family protein, giving the protein MSPDARDPLRLEYSNGGVVGASDNSVAAITLNDPDRHNALGRSMFDALERALADVQRNCGMTLGDLAANPDFSADAPTRVVVLCAKGLSFCSGFDLRTVANDADPAQPVLADFLSRLNRCIETLSQLPAITIAAVQGVALAGGCALVSACDFVIATPNAQFGYPTHAIGLSPAVSGPTLASRVGLGPARRLMLGGQLVDGTRAFEIGLASQLVATTLEKETEALTGALLSKGPHALRATKWWLRQLDPLVQKSHRANSLAASLSGVGGSESIDRVAAIWKKRASDA; this is encoded by the coding sequence ATGAGTCCGGATGCGCGAGATCCGCTGCGGCTGGAGTATTCGAATGGCGGCGTTGTGGGGGCTTCGGATAATTCCGTGGCCGCGATCACCCTGAATGATCCCGACCGACACAACGCGCTGGGTCGCTCCATGTTCGACGCGCTCGAGCGGGCATTGGCGGATGTCCAGAGGAATTGCGGAATGACTCTGGGCGATCTCGCCGCAAATCCGGATTTTTCCGCGGACGCGCCGACGCGCGTCGTGGTGCTCTGCGCCAAGGGTCTTTCCTTCTGCTCCGGATTCGACCTTCGCACCGTGGCAAACGACGCGGATCCCGCCCAACCCGTGCTGGCGGACTTTCTGAGCAGGCTCAATCGCTGCATTGAAACCTTGTCCCAGCTTCCCGCAATCACCATCGCCGCTGTCCAGGGCGTGGCGCTGGCGGGCGGCTGCGCATTGGTTTCCGCCTGCGATTTCGTCATCGCCACACCGAACGCTCAATTCGGATATCCGACTCATGCCATCGGCCTGTCGCCGGCCGTCAGCGGCCCGACGCTCGCCTCGCGCGTGGGTCTTGGCCCGGCGCGCCGACTGATGCTGGGCGGACAGCTGGTCGACGGCACGCGGGCTTTCGAGATTGGACTCGCTTCCCAGTTGGTCGCGACCACGCTCGAAAAGGAAACCGAGGCGCTCACGGGTGCGCTTCTCAGCAAGGGGCCACACGCGCTTCGGGCGACCAAGTGGTGGCTGCGGCAACTCGATCCCCTGGTTCAAAAATCGCATCGGGCCAACTCACTGGCGGCGAGCCTTTCCGGAGTTGGTGGAAGCGAGAGCATCGATCGCGTTGCCGCCATCTGGAAGAAGCGCGCGTCGGACGCGTAG
- a CDS encoding enoyl-CoA hydratase/isomerase family protein, with amino-acid sequence MGELVKSNFTAGAGIVELTLNRPDARNALSFELVQELEAAVAAVASNAAARVLILRGEGKSFCAGMDLRGVLDDAKKMGLMLHGLARIELALRKLSIPVIAAVQGAAIGGGCGLVVAADFAITHAEAKLGYPEVGLGVCPAVVAPFLISKIGAGRARAMLLAGGLINGTEAVRIGLATHLAPTDQIDATARELATKLAGGGPKAMGATKRSLHELDELLNDTVLSKAAELSASLIAGREAQERLRARFAPAPK; translated from the coding sequence ATGGGCGAGCTGGTCAAGAGCAACTTCACTGCGGGCGCGGGCATTGTTGAGCTCACCCTGAATCGCCCCGACGCCCGCAACGCGCTGAGCTTTGAACTGGTCCAGGAGCTCGAGGCCGCCGTCGCTGCGGTCGCCTCCAATGCCGCGGCGCGAGTTCTCATTCTGCGCGGCGAGGGAAAGTCATTCTGCGCCGGCATGGATCTGCGCGGCGTGCTTGACGACGCCAAGAAGATGGGCCTGATGCTGCATGGGCTGGCCCGCATCGAGCTCGCACTTCGCAAGCTTTCCATTCCGGTGATCGCAGCCGTGCAAGGCGCGGCGATCGGTGGTGGATGCGGTCTGGTGGTCGCCGCTGATTTCGCCATCACGCACGCGGAGGCGAAGCTGGGCTACCCCGAGGTCGGTTTGGGCGTCTGCCCCGCGGTGGTCGCACCCTTCCTGATCTCGAAGATCGGCGCCGGCCGCGCCCGCGCGATGCTGCTCGCGGGCGGCCTGATCAACGGCACCGAAGCGGTGCGCATCGGACTGGCAACCCATCTGGCCCCGACTGATCAGATTGACGCAACGGCGCGCGAGCTTGCAACCAAGCTGGCCGGCGGTGGACCCAAAGCGATGGGCGCGACCAAGCGCAGCCTGCACGAGCTCGACGAATTGCTCAACGACACCGTCCTCTCCAAGGCCGCGGAACTTTCCGCCAGCCTCATCGCCGGACGCGAGGCCCAGGAGCGGCTGCGCGCCCGATTCGCCCCCGCCCCGAAGTGA
- a CDS encoding enoyl-CoA hydratase/isomerase family protein — translation MDQTPLPVEIRPDQIAVLSLIPNPAKPRGGVVVLDRWLIDALDHSLQSLAKQPLRGLVLRSASDRVFVAGADLAEIDALNDADLDGYLRAGSVAFGRINKLPFASAALIHKAALGGGLELAMHCDALVGATPAAGEKSWKVGLPECGLGICPGWGGTMMLAARIDAAKAIPATCAGAPFDAADIPPGLFAAHYAANENGVEAAASWIRAHPRTTPRATPISVADPALRDRASAALQSVANDLPKTAASRAVVDSIEAGIHGGFDAGVAREQKHLIALRHTPEARAKLEAFLKR, via the coding sequence ATGGATCAGACTCCGCTTCCCGTTGAAATTCGTCCGGACCAGATTGCCGTGCTGTCGCTCATTCCCAATCCCGCGAAGCCGCGCGGCGGCGTGGTGGTGCTCGACCGCTGGCTGATCGATGCGCTGGACCACTCACTGCAGAGCCTGGCCAAGCAACCGCTGCGCGGACTGGTCCTTCGCAGCGCCAGCGATCGCGTCTTCGTCGCCGGCGCGGACCTCGCGGAAATCGACGCCCTCAACGACGCCGACCTCGACGGCTATCTGCGGGCGGGTTCGGTGGCCTTCGGCCGGATCAACAAGCTACCCTTCGCCAGCGCCGCTCTCATTCACAAGGCGGCCCTTGGCGGCGGTCTCGAGCTGGCCATGCATTGCGACGCGCTGGTCGGCGCGACTCCCGCGGCCGGCGAAAAAAGCTGGAAGGTCGGGCTGCCCGAATGCGGTCTGGGCATTTGTCCGGGCTGGGGCGGCACGATGATGCTCGCGGCCCGCATCGACGCCGCGAAGGCGATCCCGGCCACCTGTGCCGGCGCGCCCTTCGATGCCGCGGACATTCCCCCCGGCCTTTTCGCTGCGCACTATGCGGCGAATGAAAATGGAGTCGAAGCCGCCGCATCCTGGATCCGCGCCCATCCGCGAACAACGCCCCGCGCCACGCCGATCTCCGTCGCCGATCCCGCGCTGCGCGACCGCGCTAGCGCCGCGCTGCAAAGCGTCGCAAATGATCTTCCCAAGACCGCCGCCTCCCGCGCCGTGGTCGACTCCATCGAGGCAGGAATCCATGGCGGCTTCGACGCCGGCGTGGCGCGCGAGCAGAAGCACTTGATTGCGTTGCGGCATACTCCCGAGGCCCGCGCCAAGCTCGAAGCCTTTTTGAAGCGATAA
- a CDS encoding acyl-CoA dehydrogenase family protein has product MTATNLAKDLKNLSEKDRKQIEQAQEMIGPDPTKMGLVKNYFWGNFRESVAFPYPESSAEETARCDQLLAALEQYLKSEHPAIEIDQKQEIPEWVVRKLFELGALGMTIPKNHGGGGFGITSYNRSLELIGRYCGSTAVMVSAHQSIGCKALMLFGNEKQKATFLPRMAKDTLSAFCLSEPNVGCDAGGQETHCEISPCGNFYILNGEKKWATSAALAGFFTVMTKQRIKDPKSGKEKDAVTALICTPDMDGVEIFSRNRSKCGIRGTWQARIRFTNVKVPKENLLHKEGGGLKVALSCLNYGRCTLSAGMLGGAAYSYEQACKWAKYRYQFDRPIGEFDLIQEKIARMGARLYAMDAILYMTTGFLDRHDEDIMLETAMCKVFCSEMGFRIVDDTMQIMGGESYISENGVERIWRDSRINIIVEGANEVMHSFIFAYGSKQLGEWMLSVRSNPFKAIGSAMKIGSEVYLGVRGGLPKIEKLHPRLRRFGYAVMQRIREHGHQVKLAFKEHEEKLVSNQTVQMRLSMCALWIHAMVCSLSKLDRALRHGLEGEALQHDLAMVEHLVAMAELEIDAEIRALHHNTDQTMKRAAAAAMKRSDLLPNGAYSIPERTLDLKARGTGQKFNQTHIPQFGSGSTFKGQKIGS; this is encoded by the coding sequence ATGACCGCCACCAATCTTGCCAAAGACCTGAAGAACCTCTCCGAGAAGGATCGCAAGCAGATCGAGCAGGCGCAGGAAATGATCGGGCCCGATCCCACCAAGATGGGGCTGGTCAAGAACTATTTCTGGGGAAATTTCCGCGAGAGCGTCGCCTTCCCCTACCCCGAGAGCTCCGCCGAGGAGACCGCCCGCTGCGACCAGCTGCTGGCGGCGCTTGAGCAATACCTCAAGAGCGAGCATCCCGCGATCGAGATCGACCAGAAGCAGGAGATCCCGGAGTGGGTGGTGCGCAAACTCTTCGAGCTCGGCGCGCTGGGCATGACCATCCCCAAGAACCACGGCGGCGGTGGCTTCGGCATCACCAGCTACAACCGCTCGCTCGAGCTCATTGGCCGCTACTGCGGCAGCACGGCCGTCATGGTCAGCGCCCACCAGAGCATCGGCTGCAAGGCGCTCATGCTCTTCGGCAACGAGAAGCAGAAGGCCACCTTCCTGCCGCGCATGGCCAAGGACACCCTCTCGGCGTTCTGCCTGAGCGAGCCCAACGTCGGCTGCGACGCGGGCGGCCAGGAGACGCACTGCGAGATCAGCCCCTGCGGAAACTTCTACATCCTCAACGGCGAAAAGAAGTGGGCCACCAGCGCCGCCCTCGCCGGCTTCTTCACCGTGATGACCAAGCAGCGCATCAAGGACCCGAAGTCTGGAAAAGAAAAAGACGCGGTGACCGCCCTCATCTGCACCCCCGACATGGATGGCGTGGAGATCTTCAGCCGCAACCGCTCCAAGTGCGGCATCCGCGGCACCTGGCAGGCCCGCATCCGATTCACCAACGTCAAGGTTCCCAAGGAGAATCTGCTCCACAAGGAGGGCGGCGGCCTGAAGGTGGCGCTCTCCTGCCTGAACTACGGCCGCTGCACGCTCAGTGCCGGCATGCTCGGCGGCGCCGCTTACTCCTACGAGCAGGCCTGCAAGTGGGCGAAGTACCGCTACCAGTTCGACCGGCCCATCGGTGAATTCGACCTGATCCAGGAAAAGATCGCCCGCATGGGCGCGCGGCTCTACGCCATGGATGCGATCCTCTACATGACCACCGGATTCCTGGACCGCCACGACGAGGACATCATGCTGGAGACCGCGATGTGCAAGGTCTTCTGCAGCGAGATGGGCTTCCGCATCGTCGACGACACCATGCAGATCATGGGCGGCGAGAGCTACATCAGCGAGAACGGCGTGGAGCGCATCTGGCGCGACTCGCGCATCAACATCATCGTGGAAGGCGCCAACGAGGTCATGCACAGCTTCATCTTCGCCTACGGCTCGAAGCAGTTGGGCGAGTGGATGCTCTCCGTCCGCTCCAACCCCTTCAAGGCGATCGGCAGCGCCATGAAGATCGGCAGCGAGGTCTATCTTGGCGTCCGCGGCGGCCTTCCCAAGATCGAGAAGCTGCACCCGCGCCTGCGCCGCTTCGGCTACGCCGTCATGCAGCGCATCCGCGAGCATGGCCACCAGGTCAAGCTGGCCTTCAAGGAGCACGAGGAGAAGCTGGTCTCCAACCAGACCGTGCAGATGCGCCTCTCCATGTGCGCTCTGTGGATCCACGCCATGGTCTGCTCGCTCAGCAAGCTCGACCGCGCCCTGCGCCACGGCCTGGAGGGCGAGGCGCTGCAGCACGACCTGGCCATGGTTGAGCATCTGGTGGCGATGGCGGAGCTGGAGATCGACGCGGAAATCCGCGCCCTGCACCACAACACCGACCAGACCATGAAGCGGGCGGCCGCGGCGGCGATGAAGCGCTCCGATCTGCTGCCCAACGGCGCCTACTCCATCCCCGAGCGCACGCTTGACCTGAAGGCACGCGGCACCGGACAGAAATTCAACCAGACCCACATCCCGCAGTTCGGCTCGGGAAGCACTTTCAAGGGCCAGAAGATCGGCTCGTAA
- the pdhA gene encoding pyruvate dehydrogenase (acetyl-transferring) E1 component subunit alpha produces the protein MPIKSAFTTSIDHVSILDAEARFDEKLGAGLIPDADLVKLYEHMCICRQLDEVAFKLQRSGRMGTFPQNMGQEATSMGAAYALEKTDWLVPCYRENAGLIWRGMPMEMILLHWMGDERGNAIPRELHCMPLAIPIGTQMLHATGLAWAAKYRGEKRLACTFFGDGATSEGDFHEAMNFAANLDIPVIFFCQNNFWAISVPGKIQCSAPTIAQRAVAYGMDTIQCDGNDIFAVVHCVRQAAKLAREKGRPFFIEAVTYRLGDHTTADDARRYREQAEVDSWKARDPIIRIRKFLTAKKLWDDAKEAALAERAEREVAAAVERAEGIAAPNRTDFFNHMYATIPPDLALQRDTAQTHGIGQDPSQIEGAVIELPAKSAH, from the coding sequence ATGCCGATCAAGAGTGCTTTCACCACCTCCATTGACCACGTCTCCATCCTCGACGCCGAGGCCCGCTTCGACGAGAAGCTCGGCGCGGGCCTGATCCCCGACGCGGACCTGGTCAAGCTCTACGAGCACATGTGCATCTGCCGCCAACTGGACGAGGTGGCCTTTAAGCTGCAGCGCTCCGGCCGCATGGGCACCTTCCCGCAGAACATGGGCCAGGAGGCCACCAGCATGGGCGCGGCCTACGCGCTGGAGAAGACTGACTGGCTGGTGCCCTGCTACCGCGAGAACGCCGGATTGATCTGGCGCGGCATGCCGATGGAAATGATTTTGCTGCACTGGATGGGCGACGAGCGCGGCAACGCAATTCCGCGCGAACTGCACTGCATGCCGCTGGCGATCCCGATCGGGACGCAGATGCTGCACGCCACCGGCCTGGCCTGGGCCGCCAAGTATCGCGGCGAGAAGCGCCTGGCCTGCACCTTCTTCGGCGACGGTGCAACGAGCGAAGGCGACTTCCACGAGGCGATGAACTTCGCGGCCAACCTGGACATTCCGGTGATCTTCTTCTGCCAAAACAACTTCTGGGCGATCAGTGTGCCGGGCAAGATTCAGTGCTCCGCCCCCACCATCGCTCAGCGCGCGGTCGCCTACGGCATGGACACCATCCAGTGCGACGGCAACGACATCTTCGCGGTGGTGCACTGCGTGCGCCAGGCCGCCAAGCTCGCCCGCGAGAAGGGCCGCCCCTTCTTCATCGAGGCAGTCACCTACCGCCTTGGCGATCACACCACCGCCGACGACGCCCGCCGCTACCGCGAGCAGGCCGAAGTGGATTCCTGGAAGGCGCGCGACCCGATCATCCGCATCCGCAAGTTCCTGACCGCGAAGAAGCTGTGGGACGATGCGAAGGAAGCGGCGCTCGCCGAGCGCGCCGAGCGCGAAGTCGCCGCCGCGGTCGAGCGCGCCGAGGGCATCGCCGCCCCCAATCGCACCGACTTCTTCAACCACATGTACGCGACCATCCCGCCCGACCTGGCCCTGCAGCGCGACACCGCGCAGACCCACGGCATCGGACAGGATCCATCCCAAATCGAAGGCGCGGTCATCGAGCTGCCCGCCAAGTCCGCTCACTAA
- a CDS encoding alpha-ketoacid dehydrogenase subunit beta: MANLTLVQAINLALIQEMERDDRVLILGEDVGPNGGVFRVTEGLHKRFGSKRVVDTPLAESGIIGTSIGLAIAGLRPIPEIQFEGFLGPAYDQICSHAARMRTRTRGAMTIPLTVRVPVGGGIHAPELHSDSPESIYIHQPGLKVVMPSSPYDAKGLLISAIRDPDPVMFFEPKRIYRAFREEVPEDEYTLPLGKARVVCEGDAMTVVSWGSSVVQCMQAIERSGRSIELIDLRTLYPFDMDAVEASVKKTGRCVIVHEAPKTCGFGAEIAARIMERCFLYLESPVQRVAGFDTIMPYYKLELDYMPDADRIARAIEETAAY, from the coding sequence ATGGCAAATCTCACACTGGTGCAGGCAATCAACTTGGCGCTCATCCAGGAAATGGAGCGCGACGACCGCGTGCTGATCCTCGGCGAGGATGTCGGCCCCAACGGCGGCGTCTTCCGCGTCACCGAGGGTCTGCACAAGCGCTTCGGCTCCAAGCGCGTGGTCGACACGCCGCTGGCCGAGAGCGGCATCATCGGCACCAGCATCGGCCTGGCCATCGCGGGCCTGCGCCCGATTCCGGAGATTCAGTTCGAGGGATTCCTGGGCCCCGCCTACGACCAGATCTGCAGCCACGCGGCCCGCATGCGCACCCGCACGCGCGGGGCGATGACCATTCCGCTGACGGTGCGCGTGCCGGTGGGCGGCGGCATCCACGCGCCGGAGCTCCACTCCGACAGCCCGGAGAGCATCTACATCCACCAGCCCGGCCTGAAGGTGGTCATGCCCAGCAGCCCCTATGACGCGAAGGGCCTGCTGATTTCCGCGATCCGCGATCCCGATCCCGTCATGTTCTTCGAGCCCAAGCGCATCTACCGCGCCTTCCGCGAGGAGGTGCCCGAGGACGAGTACACCCTGCCGCTGGGCAAGGCCCGCGTGGTCTGCGAGGGCGACGCGATGACGGTCGTGAGCTGGGGCTCCAGCGTGGTGCAGTGCATGCAGGCCATCGAGCGCAGCGGCCGGTCGATCGAACTGATTGATCTGCGCACTCTCTATCCCTTCGACATGGATGCGGTGGAGGCCAGCGTGAAGAAGACGGGCCGCTGCGTGATCGTGCATGAGGCCCCCAAGACCTGTGGCTTCGGCGCCGAAATCGCGGCCCGGATCATGGAGCGATGCTTCCTCTATCTGGAGTCCCCGGTGCAGCGCGTCGCCGGCTTCGACACCATCATGCCCTACTACAAGCTTGAGCTCGACTACATGCCCGACGCCGACCGCATCGCGCGGGCGATCGAAGAGACCGCCGCGTACTAA
- a CDS encoding 2-oxo acid dehydrogenase subunit E2, producing MAGVKQPDDKSHFILPDLGEGVHEAELIKWRVAVGDTVKEHQTMAEMETDKALVEVPSPWAGVIGELCGKAGDTILVGSVLVRYAKSGASPAGTDRVVAATAATAAKNHTVPAPVAPVSNNEDAGTVVGNVSGSLGVPSRFARQPEHESVSSGASRSLATPAVRRIARELGVNIQQVRGTGRGGRVTASDIQAVSSGAADVARETTASRVTVAQPIARSAPSESPVTTTAMAINYPSVSREGVKETIAFRGIRRKIAQALDLSVKTAVHFTVVDSADITKLDRKRREYAAALGSKLSMLPFVMLAVCKALRKHPTLNANVDDANEEILIKDPIHLGCAVDTDHGLMVPVLRNAQTKSVGELATLVKQLAQSCKERTVAREDLVGGTFTMSNVGSYGGAFATPIINYPEVAILAVGRAKEQVLTKDGAFYAGLVLPLSLSCDHRIVDGAEGARFLNTVLGLLENPDKLLA from the coding sequence ATGGCTGGCGTAAAGCAACCCGACGACAAGAGTCACTTCATCCTTCCCGATCTGGGCGAGGGTGTCCACGAGGCCGAGCTGATCAAGTGGCGCGTGGCTGTCGGCGACACGGTGAAGGAACACCAGACCATGGCGGAGATGGAGACCGACAAGGCGCTGGTCGAAGTGCCCAGCCCGTGGGCCGGCGTGATCGGCGAGCTCTGCGGCAAGGCGGGCGACACCATCCTGGTCGGGAGCGTGCTGGTTCGCTATGCCAAGAGCGGGGCCTCTCCCGCCGGCACGGACCGGGTGGTTGCCGCGACCGCCGCCACGGCGGCCAAGAATCACACGGTGCCCGCGCCTGTCGCCCCGGTTTCGAACAATGAAGATGCCGGAACCGTGGTCGGAAACGTGAGCGGTTCGCTGGGCGTTCCCAGCCGATTCGCCCGCCAACCCGAACATGAAAGCGTTTCATCGGGGGCCTCGCGCTCCCTCGCCACTCCCGCGGTGCGCCGGATCGCCCGCGAACTGGGCGTCAACATCCAGCAGGTCCGCGGAACGGGCCGCGGCGGGCGCGTCACGGCGAGCGATATCCAGGCGGTGAGCAGCGGCGCCGCCGACGTCGCCCGCGAAACCACGGCCTCGCGCGTCACGGTGGCCCAGCCCATTGCGCGCTCCGCCCCAAGCGAATCGCCAGTGACCACCACCGCGATGGCGATCAACTATCCCTCCGTCTCCCGCGAGGGGGTCAAGGAGACCATCGCCTTCCGCGGCATCCGCCGCAAGATCGCCCAAGCCCTGGACCTTTCGGTGAAGACCGCGGTGCACTTCACCGTGGTCGACAGCGCCGACATCACCAAGCTCGACCGCAAGCGCCGCGAGTACGCGGCGGCGCTGGGATCGAAGCTGAGCATGCTGCCCTTCGTCATGCTGGCGGTCTGCAAGGCGCTGCGCAAGCACCCCACGCTCAACGCCAACGTGGACGACGCCAACGAGGAGATCCTGATCAAGGATCCGATCCATCTCGGCTGCGCCGTCGACACCGATCACGGACTCATGGTGCCGGTGCTCCGCAACGCGCAGACCAAGAGCGTCGGCGAGCTGGCCACGCTGGTGAAGCAGCTCGCCCAGTCCTGCAAGGAGCGCACCGTCGCCCGCGAGGACCTGGTCGGCGGAACCTTCACGATGAGCAATGTCGGCAGCTACGGCGGCGCATTCGCGACCCCGATCATCAACTATCCGGAGGTGGCCATCCTGGCCGTGGGCCGCGCCAAGGAGCAGGTGCTGACCAAGGACGGGGCCTTCTATGCCGGACTGGTGCTGCCGCTGAGCCTTTCCTGCGACCACCGCATCGTGGATGGCGCCGAGGGCGCCCGCTTCCTGAACACGGTGCTGGGGCTGCTGGAAAATCCCGACAAGCTGCTGGCCTGA